One Panicum virgatum strain AP13 chromosome 3N, P.virgatum_v5, whole genome shotgun sequence DNA segment encodes these proteins:
- the LOC120666606 gene encoding probable indole-3-pyruvate monooxygenase YUCCA11: MEKVLVLIVGAGPSGLAVAACLSELSIPYCIIEREDCSASLWRKRTYDRLKLHLAKEFCELPHMSYPRDTPTYIPKEEFVRYVDAYVDHFNIFPKYSTSVESCKYDEVSNCWDVMAHDKVTDLEIEYTARFLVVATGENSEGIIPEIPGLHDFPGEVIHSSSYKSWNNYIGKGVLVVGCGNSGMEIAYDLASHGVETSVVIRSPLHIMTKGLINLGMKLFNWRLPMKFVDFILVTFANIRFGDLSKYGIVRPNMGPLLLKAKTGRSAVIDVGTVELIKKGFIKVLGPISRIRGNSVEFEDGKECSYDSIVFATGYKSTANKWLKNGESMLNNNGMPKREFPHHWKGENGLYCVGLAMKGLAGISRDAKSVVADIKSVVDSMGPF; this comes from the exons ATGGAGAAGGTTCTAGTTTTGATCGTTGGTGCAGGCCCATCAGGTCTCGCTGTAGCAGCATGCCTCAGCGAGCTCTCCATCCCCTACTGCATCATTGAACGTGAGGATTGCAGTGCTTCACTTTGGCGCAAACGCACGTATGATCGCCTCAAACTCCATCTTGCCAAGGAGTTttgtgagcttcctcacatGTCGTATCCAAGGGATACCCCTACATACATCCCCAAGGAAGAGTTTGTGAGGTATGTTGATGCCTATGTCGATCACTTCAACATTTTCCCCAAGTATAGCACTTCAGTTGAGTCTTGCAAGTATGACGAAGTAAGCAACTGTTGGGATGTCATGGCACATGACAAAGTAACTGACCTAGAGATCGAGTATACAGCAAGGTTCTTGGTTGTAGCAACAGGCGAGAATAGTGAGGGAATCATACCAGAGATCCCTGGGCTACATGATTTCCCTGGTGAAGTCATACATTCATCAAGCTACAAGTCATGGAATAACTATATTGGAAAGGGAGTGTTAGTGGTTGGATGTGGAAACTCCGGCATGGAGATTGCCTATGACCTTGCCAGCCATGGGGTGGAGACCTCCGTGGTTATCCGTAGCCCG CTTCACATTATGACAAAAGGGTTGATTAACTTGGGGATGAAACTATTCAACTGGCGCCTTCCCATGAAATTTGTGGATTTCATTCTTGTGACTTTTGCAAACATCCGATTTGGCGATCTCTCCAAGTATGGGATTGTCAGGCCCAATATGGGGCCACTTCTTCTCAAGGCAAAGACTGGACGGTCAGCAGTCATAGATGTTGGCACGGTTGAGCTGATAAAGAAAGGCTTTATCAAG GTGCTTGGTCCAATATCCCGCATAAGAGGAAATTCTGTAGAATTTGAGGACGGAAAAGAGTGCTCCTATGATTCTATTGTATTCGCTACAGGCTACAAAAGCACTGCAAACAAATGGCTTAag AATGGTGAGAGCATGCTGAACAACAATGGCATGCCCAAGAGAGAGTTCCCCCATCACTGGAAAGGTGAAAATGGCCTCTACTGTGTTGGGCTCGCAATGAAAGGGTTGGCTGGCATTTCTCGTGATGCAAAGAGTGTTGTTGCAGACATCAAGTCCGTCGTAGACTCGATGGGGCCATTTTAA
- the LOC120667337 gene encoding cis-prenyltransferase 4, chloroplastic-like: protein MADNDLPQALVQSGLRAELMPQHVAFVMDGSRRWAQARGLTTKVGYMAGTRALEKIVELSVAWGIRAITVFVFSQENFRRPEEEVDCVMELIELAIRDPDRMESYAREGIRVHVIGDPSTWPASLQEAVREAEEMTRDNSRFHLILATGYSGRWDIVQACRELAGKVQDKRLNPEDIDEEMLAGHLSTNDVLGELACPDLLIRTSGELRLSNFLLWQSAYTELYFSNKMWPDFGEEEYIQALKDFQSRERRFGQRKPSQASN, encoded by the exons ATGGCTGACAATGATCTTCCCCAGGCACTAGTCCAGAGTGGGCTGCGCGCGGAGTTGATGCCGCAGCATGTGGCGTTCGTGATGGACGGGAGCCGGCGATGGGCGCAGGCGCGGGGCCTGACGACGAAGGTGGGCTACATGGCCGGTACTCGGGCGCTCGAGAAGATAGTAGAGCTCTCAGTCGCCTGGGGCATCCGCGCCATCACGGTGTTCGTCTTCTCGCAAGAGAACTTCAGGCGCCCCGAG GAGGAGGTCGACTGCGTGATGGAGCTGATCGAGCTGGCCATCCGTGACCCTGATAGAATGGAATCGTATGCGAG GGAAGGAATTCGGGTGCATGTCATTGGTGATCCCTCAACCTGGCCAGCTTCTCTGCAGGAGGCTGTTCGGGAGGCTGAGGAGATGACACGGGACAACTCACGGTTCCATCTGATACTAGCGACAGGCTACAGCGGGCGGTGGGACATCGTGCAGGCATgccgggagctcgccggcaaggtGCAGGACAAGCGGCTCAACCCGGAGGACATCGACGAGGAGATGCTCGCCGGCCACCTCTCCACGAACGACGTTCTGGGAGAGCTCGCCTGCCCCGACCTGCTCATCAGAACAAGCGGCGAGCTGAGGCTCAGCAACTTCTTGCTCTGGCAGTCCGCCTACACCGAGCTCTACTTCAGTAACAAAATGTGGCCTGATTTTGGGGAGGAGGAGTACATCCAGGCGTTGAAGGACTTCCAGAGCAGAGAACGCCGGTTTGGCCAAAGGAAACCATCCCAAGCGAGCAACTGA
- the LOC120667050 gene encoding dehydrodolichyl diphosphate synthase 3-like, translating to MADDSEFPQELVQRGLRKELMPQHVAFVMDGNRRWAEAQGLTTAEGHEAGGRALEKILELSAAWGIRVITVFAFSQENFRRPEEEVDCCMELIEKGIRDKMEEYTRSDGKTNDGICTVPREGGGSVPAALRPKPPGDGPPLRSVGSWLFSCTEFGSQYNIYCREGVRLHVIGNPSSRPASLQEAVREAEEMTRNNSRFHMILATCYSGRWDIVQACRELAAKVQDKLLNPEDIDEEMLAGHLSTNVLGELACPDMIIRTSGELRLSNFLLWQSAYTELYFTNAMWPAFDEEEYILALKDFQSRERRFGQRKPSQPTSN from the exons ATGGCTGATGACAGTGAGTTTCCTCAGGAGCTTGTCCAGCGCGGGCTGCGCAAGGAGTTGATGCCGCAGCATGTGGCGTTTGTGATGGACGGGAACAGGCGGTgggcggaggcgcagggcctGACGACGGCGGAGGGCCACGAGGCCGGTGGTCGGGCGCTGGAGAAGATACTGGAGCTCTCAGCCGCCTGGGGCATCCGCGTCATCACGGTGTTCGCCTTCTCGCAAGAGAACTTCAGGCGCCCCGAG GAGGAGGTCGACTGCTGCATGGAGCTGATCGAGAAGGGAATCCGTGATAAGATGGAAGAGTACACGAG AAGTGACGGCAAAACAAACGAC GGTATATGTACCGTACCGCGGGAGGGGGGGGGCTCCGTCCCTGCTGCGCTCCGGCCCAAGCCTCCCGGCGACGggcctccgctccgctccgtcGGAAGTTGGCTTTTTTCTTGtacagaatttggatcacaatataacatatACTGCAGGGAAGGAGTTCGGCTGCATGTCATCGGCAATCCCTCAAGCCGGCCAGCTTCTCTGCAGGAGGCTGTTCGGGAAGCTGAGGAGATGACAAGGAACAACTCGCGGTTCCATATGATACTAGCGACCTGCTACAGCGGGCGGTGGGACATCGTGCAGGCGTGCCGGGAGCTCGCCGCCAAGGTGCAGGACAAGCTGCTCAACCCGGAGGACATCGACGAGGAGATGCTCGCCGGCCACCTCTCCACGAACGTTCTGGGAGAGCTCGCCTGCCCCGACATGATCATCAGAACAAGCGGCGAGCTGAGGCTCAGCAACTTCTTGCTCTGGCAGTCCGCCTACACCGAGCTCTACTTCACCAACGCCATGTGGCCTGCTTTTGACGAGGAGGAGTACATCCTGGCGTTGAAGGACTTCCAGAGCAGAGAACGCCGGTTTGGCCAAAGGAAACCAtcccagccaacaagcaactgA
- the LOC120666607 gene encoding uncharacterized protein LOC120666607: protein MQQVPAPPVAAGATPPPPSISPTSPSPSLASARATRRQLLLASSSGLLLAAGSGSARAAAGGGRGEGGLVGYDGPVVTEADRAASAAVSRRVGEAVGLLELGRELQARGEFPEALASFTRVVAEYADLALSEYARVGRALVLYEIGDRDQSIAEMEDVSIALKGYPEIHAALAAALYADKHAALLAENQFAIATLLDPHYTDLAYVRDTKHWPPSLVDSLHDFITLS, encoded by the exons ATGCAGCAGGTTCCagcgccgccggtcgccgccggtgcaacgccgccgccaccgagcatCTCGCCgacctcgccatcgccgtcgttAGCGTCAGCGAGAGCAACAAGGCGTCAGCTGCTGCTCGCGTCGTCGTCCGgcctgctcctcgccgccggcagtgGTAGCGCGCGAGCTGCtgccggaggaggacgaggagaagGGGGTCTGGTGGGGTACGATGGGCCGGTGGTGACGGAGGCGGAccgggcggcgagcgcggcggtgtCGCGGCGCGTCGGGGAGGCCGTGGGGCTGCTGGAGCTGGGGCGGGAGCTGCAGGCGCGCGGGGAGTTCCCGGAGGCCCTGGCGTCGTTCACGCGCGTGGTGGCGGAGTACGCGGACCTGGCGCTGTCGGAGTACGCGCGGGTGGGGCGGGCGCTGGTGCTTTACGAGATCGGCGACCGCGACCAGTCCATCGCCGAGATGGAGGACGTCTCCATCGCGCTCAAGGGATACCCAG AGATCcacgcggcgctggcggcggcgctgtacgCCGACAAGCACGCGGCGCTGCTGGCGGAGAACCAATTCGCCATTGCCACGCTGCTGGACCCGCACTACACGGACCTCGCCTACGTCAGGGACACCAAGCACTGGCCGCCCAGCCTCGTCGACTCCCTCCACGACTTCATTACGCTATCCTAG
- the LOC120663775 gene encoding photosystem I reaction center subunit N, chloroplastic-like: protein MAGVNSTSVVGLKPAAAVPQAATSSPAAKRVQVAPKDRAAEGRRAALLGLAAVFAVTATTGSAKAGIIDEYLEKSKANKELNDKKRLATSGANFSRAYTVEFGSCQFPYNFTGCQDLAKQKKVPFITDDLEIECEGKEKYKCGSNVFWKW from the exons ATGGCCGGCGTGAACTCAACCAGCGTCGTCGGGCTCAAGCCCGCCGCGGCGGTGCCGCAggccgccacctcctcgccggcggcgaagcggGTCCAGGTCGCGCCCAAGGACCGGGCGGCCGagggccggcgcgcggcgctcCTCGGCCTGGCGGCCGTCTTCGCCGTCACGGCCACCACCGGGTCGGCCAAGGCCGGGATCATCGACGAGTACCTCGAGAAGAGCAAGGCCAACAAG GAGCTGAACGACAAGAAGAGGCTGGCTACCAGCGGCGCCAACTTCTCCCGCGCCTACACCGTCGAGTTCGGCAGCTGCCAGTTCCCCTACAACTTCACCGGCTGCCAGGACCTCGCCAAGCAGAAG AAAGTTCCCTTCATCACTGACGACCTCGAGATCGAGTGCGAGGGGAAGGAGAAGTACAAGTGCGGCTCCAACGTCTTCTGGAAGTGGTGA